DNA from Drosophila gunungcola strain Sukarami chromosome 3L unlocalized genomic scaffold, Dgunungcola_SK_2 000002F, whole genome shotgun sequence:
CCGAGCGATTTCTATTACAATAGCCctttctatttttgttttaaattttaacttaacaGCCGGGCATACCCGAAATGCTACCCTAAAGAGCACGTGTTTGTGTGCGGGGAGTGCATAAAAATGTCGCTCAATTAAAGTGTAGACACTTAAAACTCAACACTTAATTTCGTGCGTAAAATTAATGCCAAgcacataattaaattatgttaattacgTTCAACACAGTCTATGAACAACACACAGGCAGAGCGAGATAGCCAGTCGAATTCCCTGAGTGAGAGGGGACGGGACTTAGAGCTTAATCCCTTTTGGGCCAAAAAGGCCAAACATCAAATAACTTTCAATCAATTCCAATTAGGCCAGCTCCCTTTTGGCATAAAAATTGGATCCAGAATGGAACgacaatttaatttcaagttTAATGGCAAGCAGCAGAAGAAGCAACCACAAAAGTTGGGGTGAGTTTGATGGCTTCGAACGGTTTGATGTTGTTATCTCGAAAGTAACCCGTTTCTAGCCGTTTCAGGGCACCGCAGAAAGGGATATTGTAATAACAGCTGCCCGACACGGACGACTATCTGATCCTTGGCAAATGGCGGAGCGGAGGAGCCAAGGAGCCAAGGAGCAGCCCCCAGGACAATGGCAAAGAAAAGGCGAAGGAAAGCAGAGGAAACGGCCACGCAGCAATGCATTTTGCAGTTAGCAACAATAGGGCAGCGGTCAAAGCCACAATAAAACCGTGGCTGGGGCTGGaataaaaaccacaaaacACGCCAAACCCGGTCTCGTCCCGGCCAGGAAAGGACATCCCACGGACAAACAGCTGTCCGTCCGGACGAGTTTGAGTTTACGTGGCAGTATGCGGGAGTAAACCAAGTTCATTTTCAgtgcaaaaatttaatcaagAAGTGCAGTGCAAGGCGAGCCAAAGTGTCAGCGGTGGCATTTCCCACTTTCCACTTCCCCTTCAATCCATTTTCCCCCCCTAAAATGTCCTGGCGTCCAGCCCCTTGCGTGTAATACGAGATTCGTTCAACATTTACAATGATTTTGTGATTCTTCCGACACTTTATGGCCCAAGCCAAGCTGACAGGCTCCCAACCAAACTCGACACTCAAACTCTCCCtccatatatatgtatagtatATACACATCCCATTGCTGGGTGTGTTTGGCTATAATAGAGTGAAAGACTTTATGCAAGCATCGCTATcgtcatcgccatcgccatcgcatAGCCATCGCATCGCCATCTCAGTATTAAGTTGCAAGCGAAAAAGTTCACTTGTAATGCAGACGGGcaacaaaaatggaaaactggAGCGCAGCTGACAATGCTCCCAATTTACCCCTACACCCTTGATTTTTGGACCTCCAGCTTCCAGTTTCCAGCTCCCGGGAGTGTTAGACGATATCCTGGGAGCAGCTTGGTTAAGTTCCCACAGCCAGACAGGATGGAAAAGCTATCGCTGCGGagcgaaaataaataaatatttggttaaTTCGATTTTTAGCTATGATTGTCCAAACGCAATTCTTGTTGATATTCAATATTCAAGGGTTGCGACTGGGCATCGCGGCTCGAAATAAGAATACAACTCAGCAACCAAATCATTGATAAGCcgtattaaataataaaaataaaactgataCTATTCacataatacaaattttaatacatttaaatttatattgaaaattaatcgCCAATAGGGAATTCACACAATTTAAAAGCACTATCTatattaaattacataaatgATTGAAGagaattaaattcatttggcAAAATTTTACAAACTCAACGAAAGGCATGCTGCGTCCATCAAAGTTGAAATTGTAGccattaattatttcagacGAATAGTTTATTCCTCCTAGCAATATTagcattttaagaatattaaattacatcattaaataaaaatacaagtgTTCAAGAAAACCTGTAGGCTTTAAATTAAGGGgattcttaatttaaataataatatttgatgACTAAATATTTTACGACACTATTATGTACTTACTTGACATCAAAAAGTAAGTTAAAAAAGTTTCTGGGCATAATGTCATAGTTGCGAACaacacataaatttaaatcaaacaagGTATTTCAAGGTATATTAATAGAAAcaagaataatatatatacgttatagggtcgaaaatgtctccttcattaaattataataccctctgcaagggtataaaatatGGTAAATCAAAGATTACTTTGTGCAACGAAAAATACCTATTATccaattaaaaacacattagGCCCTAATATgaactttgaaaaataaacaaaatataaaaagaaaataaatataaattggtaTACCCATACATATCGAAGTTCTAATTAAAAAGTGGCCTGCAATCAAGcggaaaacttttatttaataacatttgttGGTATTAAAGAACTTTTCTAAACGAGCCACTTGTGAGAAATAAAGTTGGAcgttatatgttttttatgaGGGGGAAGCAGCGAAGAATTTACATCAGCAAAACTTGCGTTATGAAGTGGGGAAGCTGAGCATAGAAAACGTATTTTGTAACAAATATTTGCCGAGCATCTTTTGACAAATTATGACTTGAGTCCTCGTGCTTCCGTCTTGTTTTTCTcgtcctgctgctcctgctgttgGCCCTTGTGTTTTTTCCCAGAAAACTATAGCTCCAAGTTGCCATGACAGCGTTGCCACATTATACAACAAGTGCtcgaaataataaagttaaCAGCACTTTAATAGTTACCGCCTGCCACTCCCACGCCGCTTTTTTCTAGGGGCGGGGCAAATGGGGGCGTGGGTGTGGAATACGACAACCAAACGAGGCAACTCCAGCTGAGGCAACATGTTGCCGGGCAACGGGCATAAATGAGGGGCTTATCCCATCGAGCAGCACAACTTGAGCAATAAAATTGCCTTTATGTACGAGAGTCTGTGTCGAGGATGAGCTGAGAAAATGGCCTGCGATATTCCTGGCATGCTCAGATATACAGCCATAATGGGCGGGACAGCAGATAAATTTTCCACTTTGATTTCTGCGcttcataaaaatcaaatttaaatgcggCTGACAACGCACCAGAAATTCGTCGATTCCTCGCAGTTTCGTGTGTGGAGtgtacactgagaaaaattttaatatcccaattaatttggtttttagtttCACATTTCTTATAGAACTAAACAAATAAGTGTTGGGAGAAAGTGCTAAGCAGATttgaaaaaacattaaaataaaatcaagttTAAGAGCCCAGATTTTAGAAATCAATATGTacttaacataaataatttctattaCACTacttaaaccaaaaatgttgtcaataaaaatgttttgtcgaaacaaacaaacatttttctgtttttgaaacttaaaaaaaactattttttggtctttgtagaaaatataataacgtTAATTTGTTGAAATACTCTAATTGATGACGAATGCCGTTGATATTTTCATCTTTGTGTAGCCAAAGAGCTTGGGGCCAGCAGTGGAGGCATTTACGGCCAGCTGATGACATGGCTTCCATCGCTGTTCCTGCCCGTGGAATGTAATAAAGTTGAAGCTCCTTTTGGCTCTCGACTGTTTGGACTTTATGACTGGCACATAAAAGGAAATCAAAGCCACCTGAGAGGAAGCCATCCGCAGCTGGCCAAAGAGTCAAAGAGTCAGTCGACGTATTCCCACTAAATGGCTTTGGCAGGGAGTAAAGTGCTATGGAAACTTGGGCCAGCAGCGCGGCTAATAAGCTCTGCGGACCGGCGGATCGGCGGACCTGCGGGGCGTATGCTTAATATTTTGAGCCAGTTGGCGCTTATATACATAAATGCCGTTGCCCAGAGCACCAAAGCGTAAAGTTCTgcataaattcaattaactaaaaacatgcaaatgaaaacttttttggAGGGCGACAAAGCCGCGGGGCGAAAGCGGAGAAATGCTAAAATGCAGCTCATTCAGATGCACAGAAGTGGCAATTGGAAGTGGCCACCAGGCGCATTCGCCCAGCATCCGTTGCCCCCTTTCTCCATTTCCCCCGTTTTCCGCCCTTTAAAGAGATGTTTTCTAATTATTTCGCTCTGGCTTTGGGTACATCCTTTCTGCCCCGGCTCAGTCAACTATGCGTGTATATCAGCAGTAGGAAATGCAATAATGTAACGAGTAATTGcgcaaccaaaacaaaaaaaaaaacaaaaaaaaagtaataagaGGAACGCCAAGTTACGCAAGGCGTAGTGGGTGGGTGGTCAAAGGCCAGGCAATCGGGCGGAGATAACGGCACAAGGACACCACGGCCAGCAGCTATAAGTGCGGTATAAGCGGTCCGAGGGCAATACAACAAAAGTTGTCAACgacagcaacggcaacggcactAAAACAAAAGCCCATGGCAATGGCCGTTGGCTGGTGGATCGTGGGTGGTGGACaatgggcggtgggcggtgaaGCGGACGGGGGCGTGGACGTGCAACGTGGCCGCAGAAAGTTCAAGCCCTGTTCACGGGCCCCAGCCACGTGACTCTGTTGCTCCACTCCTACACTCCTACAGTCCTACACTCCTGCGGGCGACTCGCCTCGTGCCCCGGCCCAAAAAGGATATTAATTTCCCAAAGGTGCCGTTTTTGCCGGCGAAAATCACGCAAAATGCGACCGTCGCACTGGAGTGGGCCATCGAGTCGGGGGACAACTTAACAGGAGCCGGGAAAGCAGTGGAGCCTTTGTCAGACGGAATATTACACACCCTAGGCTGCAATTAGAGGTACAAAGTAGTCCATTCATTGCTTCACAGTTCATtcacaaaattttaagtaCCCATCTCACACACTGTTATTCATTTGCAACGGGCCGTACTGCGATTACGTGacataaaacaataatagaCTTTGCATTTGTACTGTGTACAtgaatatattattgtttctaACTTACTTTGAGGAAATACTCTTTGGACaattgttacattttttaaacataaaaaataaaataatcaataatttaacaatttattaatctTCATTGACTttcttttaagtatttaaactTACAGTGATTCATAATCGGAAAAATACATTGCCTTAAGAAAAATCTGAACAAAGtggaaaaatgtatataaaactaaccgaattgatttattaattttgtttcagaaaaactgaactgaactttTATTACATGTTTTACTTACTTCTACTTCTTCTTatttctaaaacttttttgctgttaatgacatttttaattcGTCATTTTCAGCAGAACTTGCTTTTTAAGGCTGCCAAGAGACCTGCCAAAGTCAAAGGACCCCGACCGCTTCTGAAAATATCACCGacgcaaaataaaattaaaacgcacgcacacaaattaaaaactttcaatagcaacaatttccatttaaaaattcaacacCATGCGCAGGGACAGGCGCTGAGGCTGAGAGGATTGGGAAATGTGAAGGGGCTGGGGAAATGGGTTTGGGAAATGTGTTGGGGAAATTTGTTGGGGAAATTGGGAAAGCGTGGGCGGGCGAACTGGCATTTTAGCTACCAACCGCTTGTTGATGGCCATTGAAGTGGGGCGACAAACAGATTTATGAAAActggaaaactgaaaaactgaaaagtatCCATTGTAATTTAACTGCGCGAGTGCCAAAGGAGCGCAAGTGGGAGGGGGAGCGATGGCAAGCTGCTGGGGAGCGGGcaacaattaaaactattttggccaaaacaataTCGGGTTGTTGCCATCGCCGCCAGCCTTcccagttgccagttgtttGCAGTTCCGTGGCGCGGGTTGTTCGCTGCTGGCTACATTTTATTAGAATGCAGGCCGGGTCGGGGGTCAAACCGCAGTAGGGGGGCGATGAGTgggagtggcagtggcagtggcaagCGGAAAGCGGCAAGAGGGAGTGGCAACCAGAGGGCGATAACGGGTAAAGGCGAAAGGACAAGAGCAAAGCTGATTGCTTGCTGCAGTGGCAATGCCTGACAGGACATGGGGCTTGGCCTGGCTGGTTATACCCTTGCCGCAAAGTTATTCAAATTCGTTGTTCCTAAGCTCGCAATTCGTTTGCTAAACAGGTCTGGGGATAAAAGACTAAAACTTTGCTGAATGTCTTGCTTTCATTACTGCTAACTTAGAAAACCAATAGATCGTATGACTGtagtatataatatatcacTTTGAAATGTATctttattgattttcattttatagGCTCTctattgtctttttttttaatacatgtGGACGAGGAATgagttattatatataaatattatatatatttaaaagacacaaaactaattaattatatataagtattatattatatatttgtttagtttagtttattttaaagaaaatgttaaaaagtttggtttttcaaaaaaaaattatgaagaAAAAGATATTGAAATGGTGCACTATGAGAGCACTACTTAAATCCAGAAAATGTCAATCAAAAAGGGAATGTGAGCGTCGGCGATGGCAAACCGCATAACTTCTGTTGTTTTGTCATTGCTGCTGTCTGTTTATTGTGCCAGCGCTGCAGAAATCCAAGGCATGTCCTTTGGCCGGGGATAAAGTGCAGTGGTAGCGAGGGAGGACGCGAGAATGCGGCTGAGCAGGAGCTTAGCAAAACAACAGCTGTTGGCCTGCGTACCCCTGACCCCTTGACCCCCTGAACCCATTGAATTGCTTTTCCTATGGCAGGCGGAATTTATTGCTTAAAGACTTAATCGATGGCTATGGGCATTTCTTGGTCTTCGGATCTGGCAGATCCTGCATCATGAAACCGGGCGGCGGTGGCTGGATCTTCAGGGTGGTGGGTCCTCCCTTCGGCTCGCTGGCATATCTCCCATTTTGGGGACCCGCCGGCGGCAGCTTGTCACATCGCAGATCCGCCAGGATGTGGCCCAGACTCTGCTCGTCCAGGTCCTCGTACATGTCATCATTAACGGCCAAAACCGGGGCATTTACACAGGCGCCCATGCAGCTGTCCTCCTTCAGGGTGAACTGCATATCCGGCGTGGTCTGACCGTGCTCCAATTTCAACGTCTTCTTGCAGGCTTCAAAGATCTCGTCGCCACCGCGCAATTTGCAGGGTGTCGAGGTGCAGACACTGACCACGTATTTGCCTCGTGGCTTCATAAAGAACATGGTGTAGAACTGGGCCGCCTCGAAGGCCTTCATCGGCTCGATTTTGAGAATCTCCGCCACGGCGTGAACAGCGCTGATCGAAAGCCATCCCTGCTGGCGCTGGGCAATGTCCAGGAGCGGGAGCAGGGCTCCCTTCCACTCGGCCTCCGGATACCAGGCGAGCAGTGCCTTCACCCTGTGCTGGTTGTCCTCCGAGAACTCGAACTTCAGCTTTTTGCGCATCTCACAGGCATCCATTTGGACGCCTCCTGCGGTTCGGAGAAGGGAAGCCAGGTGGACGGAACGGATTCCCCGAAGCAAGCGCTGCATCTCGGCATGAAAAATATGATATTCCAGCGTGTGGCTTTCCTAacgtttaatattaaaattcctATCCCTTTGACATTCTCCTCTTAgcatacacaaaaaaatatattatataagtGGCCATTAACCAGCTTTGTTCTCAATAAATCAAGCAGCAAATAATTAATATCAGTGTCAAATTAATGGTAGTTAAATGAATACAAATGAGCTTAATGCTTTTTGATAAAGTTCAATTAATGATAATGATATGCTTACTTAATTTTGTCATATAAATAACTACAGCTAAGCGTCCACATCAATTTTGAACAAACTCTTGGATGAACAGTGATATagatatattaatttatgttataGGTACAAAACAGAGATAGAAAGAAAGTCCCATGAAGTTTTTCAAGAACTACTagtattgttattttaaattacatgttacactttaaaatatttcgccaatacatttattatacatttttaaaaaacgtaGTTTGTCCTTTGCAATgtgcaatatttaatttaatatttagtgACACCTCTGTGAGAGCCAGTGAAATCGTTATGTTCTGTTTACCTATATTGGAAATCGGTGAATGCTGGCGAAATAGTCACCAAAACGAGTTGGCCAACTGCTCGCCATGACAACGTGGATGTGGTGAACATGCATGCCAATCAAGAGCCCTGCTGTAAATTGTTCAAATTGCATGCCTCTCTTAATTGTCAATATAGGTGCTGCAGGTCGCTTAGTGGCctgggaaaaggaaaaaaggaCGACCATTTCCCAGAGTACTTCACGGTAACTCGCTTATCACCACCTGTTTCTCTGCTTTTTTACGGCGTTTTTATTACGGGTTATTAATATATACACGCGTGAATATACAAGTCCGAAAAGATTAGATCGTAAAACGTAGGCTTTATGTTAGCGCAGTATCCGATCAAAATCCATAATAAACAATTAGGATAATGGCCATACAAAGTGGCATTGACTGCAGAGAGCATAACGCTAATGTTGTAAGTGCATGTAATGGGCTAATATCAAGGAACCGGAGCACATGTGCCCCACAAAAAACTGTCGAAATTTCACTTGTGACCCCTGCCAGCACTCAAGGAAATTAACCATTTCATGACTTTCAAGGGGCTGTTAAATTTGCAATGCTGTTCTGGATACTTTTCCAAATAACCTAagttatgttttaaattaaccGAGCTTAATATatgttctttaaattaaatagcttagccaaacatattttgtgtaaaaaataaaaaatacaatttttgcaGTCAGATTAGATTTcgaaaaataaaaggcaatacaaattcaaccaaaaacaaaatagtcaAAAATTCTGGCTTAAATCAAATGCAACATTGTAAGCAATTGTTATTACTGACCAATaaaccaatttcaattaaaaattaaagaaaattgttttttaatcttattatggtttatggtttttttgttCTAACACTAAAATGCAATTTCTAAGAGGCCTCCGACCCACAAGCATACCAACAAATATGCATGGTAATGTGCATGTTGGTCGGCCAAAAGTTGGGCGGTCCCACAAAGCGGCAGCAAAATGGGAACTGCAATTGGCCACTAAGTACTTTCCAAAGTCTTTTGCATGGCAGTTCACATAATTCGTGTTGTGATAGTCTCGGCCTCGTTTTGCTCCGGTTCCCGGGTGGCAGCAGTTTTCGACGGTTTTTGTGCCCGAAACATAATTAAGTGCTTTGCAAGTTGTTGACTGTGAGGGAATTTGTCATAACATCATGGGAAGGGGAAAGCAAGAACGGCCCATGAAAACGAGTAGCAGAGCCCGTTGATAATGTACTAAGTAGTcataaattttacttttatgcCATGGTAGAACTGGGGAGAAGCGAAAGCAAACCAGAAGGCAGAAGCCAGAGATCAAGAGCCGGCGAGAAGTGAAACGggccctgctgctgctgctgctgctgctgccgctgctgctacTGCCCTTTTGACCCCGTCGACAAGCTCAACAAGTTGCGAGTTCGCGACTGCCGAGCTGATGAAGTGGCTTTGGCCGAGGGCCGGACTTCAGTTGTAGTTGGCCAGCGCTGGAGTGGAGGCtgaaattaaatcaaacatCAAACTCAATCGCAAAGTCAAGAACGGGAAAAAGGACCTCTCCGCCGGCAAAATGAATCGAAATGGGGCAGGGACGAAGTGCCAAAAGTGTTAGCAACTTTGCCATATTTCTGTTGATTTTACTCGCACAAAACTGTGGCCGAGCACGCAGCCACGGGCGTGATGGATTAGCAAAGTTGCAGTTTAGCGCGCAGGCTCTTCCTGTTTTTAATTCTGCGAAAATATACGAAACTTTGTGTCCGCAACTGCTgacggccacgcccccgcccgCTCTTCCACTCGCGCCTCGGGAGGTCAAAGGGCGTGGCCTGGTGCGAGGGAAGCCTGTGTTCCATGTTTTCGATCAACTGCAGCAGGACTTCGAGGCGAAATGGCAGCTAACAACTACAGTGAAGCCTTTTAGTATATGGCAGCATTTGGACTGGGAACAGGAGCAGCAGGCTCACCGCTTGCAGGCTCAGCCGAACTCTAGTTTTGATATCCTGGCAGAGTTGTACAAGGATCAAAAGGCTTATGAGCAGACAACCACAACCACAAAGCCTTTTCATGTGCTGCAAAGACTGGAAAAGGATTTAATCAAGGCCGATAGGCGCAGCACCACCATTAAGCCTTTTCACATAGTTGGAACCCTCGTAGAGGACTTAAGGAACAAGGATCTGAAAGAGGGTTATCTGGAGTCCACGGATCTGGATCCCTTGGCCGAACACAAGGCCGAGTTAAAACCCGAGTCGCGGGCCAAGCAAAGTCAAAAGCGCAGGACGGAAACGCATTCGCCGTAGAAGGAAACGAATTCGCCGTCGCCGGAAAAGGACACGTCGTCGTCGCCggaagaagaggaagaagagGCGGAAGAAGCGTAAGAAGAAGAAGTACAAGGGCgacaagaagaaaaagaagatgAAGGGCAAGCGGAAGCGGAAGAAGCAGCAAAAGCCGGAGGATCACGAGGAGCACTCGATTTTGCAGCCGGCCCATCTGATCTTTGCCAATCCCACCAAGCAGCCGTACTATCACCATCCCCATGGATATCCCT
Protein-coding regions in this window:
- the LOC128257314 gene encoding probable NADH dehydrogenase [ubiquinone] flavoprotein 2, mitochondrial, which translates into the protein MQRLLRGIRSVHLASLLRTAGGVQMDACEMRKKLKFEFSEDNQHRVKALLAWYPEAEWKGALLPLLDIAQRQQGWLSISAVHAVAEILKIEPMKAFEAAQFYTMFFMKPRGKYVVSVCTSTPCKLRGGDEIFEACKKTLKLEHGQTTPDMQFTLKEDSCMGACVNAPVLAVNDDMYEDLDEQSLGHILADLRCDKLPPAGPQNGRYASEPKGGPTTLKIQPPPPGFMMQDLPDPKTKKCP
- the LOC128257395 gene encoding LOW QUALITY PROTEIN: uncharacterized protein LOC128257395 (The sequence of the model RefSeq protein was modified relative to this genomic sequence to represent the inferred CDS: deleted 1 base in 1 codon); amino-acid sequence: MGQGRSAKSVSNFAIFLLILLAQNCGRARSHGRDGLAKLQFSAQALPVFNSAKIYETLCPQLLTATPPPALPLAPREVKGRGLVRGKPVFHVFDQLQQDFEAKWQLTTTVKPFSIWQHLDWEQEQQAHRLQAQPNSSFDILAELYKDQKAYEQTTTTTKPFHVLQRLEKDLIKADRRSTTIKPFHIVGTLVEDLRNKDLKEGYLESTDLDPLAEHKAELKPESRAKQSQKRRRKRIRRRRKRIRRRRKRTRRRRRKKRKKRRKKRKKKKYKGDKKKKKMKGKRKRKKQQKPEDHEEHSILQPAHLIFANPTKQPYYHHPHGYPYPANNQMQVQTIPTALLNALTTKKPSTVTTTTTHRPFSKIKYLLRHNNIFKKKKKEYLSHVGQVLYPFVKFVAFFTVLNPFTLGVFLFTLISPAVFGFLGFVALSVLVKPLLHLVFGVKRNVNAFDRKRWLAQRQAEKLKLNLRPVTIHKHFYQQSPVHSAPPVKLRPVGHWRREGDGPGNHMPPPTLRAPQRSTPRPAVPPPIHRYNPLLPDHRKALNYDQSGIFLI